A genomic window from Buteo buteo chromosome 13, bButBut1.hap1.1, whole genome shotgun sequence includes:
- the SYNGR2 gene encoding synaptogyrin-2 — MEGGGAYGAAKAGGAFDLGRFVQQPQVLARIASAVFALIVFACLIGEGYSNVPSSPQLFCIFNHNEDACRYGIGIGVLAFLACIFFFMVDIYFPQISNTTDRKYLVLADLGFSGLWTFLWFIGFCFLTNQWAWTQAEDVYIGADSARAAITFSFFSIFSWGLLIAFAYKRYKMGVEDFAHSYIDPTPEASAPYSSYPNISHESYQQPPFTHTAEAPEGYQPPPVY; from the exons ATGGAGGGCGGCGGAGCGTACGGGGCGGCCAAGGCCGGCGGTGCCTTCGACCTGGGCCGCTTCGTGCAGCAGCCGCAGGTCCTGGCGCGGATCGCCAGCGCG GTCTTCGCCCTGATCGTCTTCGCCTGCCTGATCGGGGAGGGCTACAGCAACGTACCCAGTTCCCCCCAGCTCTTCTGCATCTTCAACCACAACGAGGACGCCTGCCGCTACGGCATCGGCATCGGCGTCCTCGCCTTCCTCGCCTGCATCTTCTTCTTCATGGTGGACATCTACTTCCCCCAGATCAGCAACACCACCGACCGCAAGTACCTGGTCCTGGCAGACCTCGGCTTCTCAG GTCTCTGGACGTTCCTGTGGTTCattggcttttgtttcttgacCAACCAGTGGGCCTGGACGCAGGCTGAAGACGTATACATTGGGGCTGACTCGGCCCGTGCCGCCATCACCTTCAGcttcttctccatcttctcctgG GGCCTCCTGATTGCCTTCGCTTACAAGAGGTACAAAATGGGGGTGGAGGACTTTGCTCACAGCTACATCGACCCCACCCCGGAGGCTTCAGCTCCCTACTCCAGCTACCCCAACATCAGTCACGAGAGCTACCAGCAGCCGCCCTTCACCCACACGGCAGAAGCCCCGGAGGGTTACCAGCCCCCGCCGGTGTACTGA